The Fusarium fujikuroi IMI 58289 draft genome, chromosome FFUJ_chr05 DNA segment CGCCGCCGTGCCGTATACATTTGGACGAGTCTACCAGTTCTCCATCGAAGAGTCAGGTCTTGTCTTCCTgtccatcgtcatcggctGCTTTCTAGGACTCATCACCGTTATTCTCTGCGATGTGTTCCTGTATAGAAAACAAGCGCCGAAATACCCCCCTCACCAGATCCCACCTGAGCATCGTCTTTACCCCTCCATGATTGGAAGTATCGGATTGCCAATTGGATTGTTCTGGTTTGCGTGGACGGCACGACCGGGTGTTTCTTGGGCAAGTCCCGCAGCATCGATGATCATCTTTGCCTGGGGAAACCTATGTGTGTTTGTTAGCACCATGCAGTATATCACTGATACTTATCATGGAAGTGTTGTCGCAAGCGCTGCTAGTGCCAACAGTCTGGCACGCTATGGTTTTGCGGGAGTCTTTCCGCTGTTCACGATTCAGAGTGAGTTGCGATCCCCATCGTCTGCGAATAATAGCTAACCTAAATAGTGTATGAGAAACTGGGTATTGATTGGGCTAGCAGTCTTTTGGCCTTCGTTGCGCTGGCCTTGCTGCCAGTTCCGTGGGTGTTGTTCAAATACGGCCCGAACATTAGGGCTAAGAGCGCTTATGAGACCGTCAAGTTCAATTAAGATAGAGGCATGCAGATATGTATGTTTCAATATGTTTCAATATGTTCTATAGAATTATAATACTCTAATATACGTTGTAAGTACCAAGCCGTGCCCCCTTGGCTTAGTTCTTAGGAAGCTGAATCAACTTGTAGTCCTTATCAAGGTAATACCACAAATCGTACTTCGCCGGTCTCTCCGCAGCAGGAAGAATATTAGACTTGGCAGGAATGTCGAACTTCTTAGTAGCATCCTTACTCTTGACATAGCTCTTGTAGCTCTTGGTGCTGGTCTGGTTGTAATTGATCTCATTGGAGTCAACCTTTCCGCGCACGAGATCCTGCCAGTCGCCGTGGCTGctcttgatggtcttggccatgaaCTTGGCGTTTTGGTAGTCGCCGCCAACGATCTCAAGAACACTGTCGCCGCGAGCAACTTTGTAGTACTGATAGAGTTAGTGAGACTTTGGTTAAAGGGGCGGAGAGCTTACGGTGAACCAGTTGTAGAAGGTCTTGGCTAGACCTGGTCGGTACTTTTCGAGATCCTCAACGGCTGGGAATGTTAGCCTGTGTTGATCATAGGAATGATGGTACTTACAGTCGACCAGAGCAGCGAGAGGGTCCTTGGTGTCAATACCAATGACCTTCCAGTCAGTCTCGCCACCCTTTAGGCATCAGTTAGCAATCGTCTTGTGTCAGCCATGTACTAGACCTACATCGTTCAACGCAAGGCcaccaaggaccttgacaGACTTAACTTGTCCAACATGGGCAGGTCTATATACAAATCAGTCTTTGCTTCTCATTCAGGAAAGAAGACTCACGACTCGGTGATATCGAACAGGTCAATAGGATCGTTGTCACCAGGGTATCCAGTGAAATCGTGGTCAAAATTGGGACTCTCCCAAGTCTGGGGGATTGACCCATAGTGGAATGGATAAGACTTGTGAGGCCAGACGCTCTCAACGAAACGaggagccttcttcttgtcatcgtGGAAGATGGGGTCTGGAATCAGTTAGTATTGCGCAATTGCTCCATACTGTATAGTTCCAAGACTCACTGAGAGGCTCATCGCGACGGGTCT contains these protein-coding regions:
- a CDS encoding probable IPP1-inorganic pyrophosphatase, cytoplasmic is translated as MVATSFIVQLAFLPCLVLGSSLSPRAKEFDYNSLTLREVGARNTLNWRVWLEKDGQPISFWHDIPLYPQKGNNRIVSYVVEIPRWTDGKIETRRDEPLNPIFHDDKKKAPRFVESVWPHKSYPFHYGSIPQTWESPNFDHDFTGYPGDNDPIDLFDITESPAHVGQVKSVKVLGGLALNDGGETDWKVIGIDTKDPLAALVDSVEDLEKYRPGLAKTFYNWFTYYKVARGDSVLEIVGGDYQNAKFMAKTIKSSHGDWQDLVRGKVDSNEINYNQTSTKSYKSYVKSKDATKKFDIPAKSNILPAAERPAKYDLWYYLDKDYKLIQLPKN